From the Prunus dulcis chromosome 4, ALMONDv2, whole genome shotgun sequence genome, one window contains:
- the LOC117624613 gene encoding polyadenylation and cleavage factor homolog 4 isoform X2 — MASEKLLLSRENPRTLAFPHDRLIAASSAATGTKAMPSNELAQKPQPPTPIVDRFRALLKQRDDDLRVSPEDDVSPPSTEEIVQLYEMVLAELIFNSKPIITDLTIIAGEQRDHGKGIADAICARILEVPVEHKLPSLYLLDSIVKNIGRDYAKYFSSRLPEVFCEAYRQVNPNQYPAMRHLFGTWSAVFPPSVLRRIEEQLQFSPLVNQQSSGSTPLRASESPRPTHGIHVNPKYLRQLDSSNVDSVGSQRLNSTGSVSHSPFSLGSNRLHPSSTTRLARSSSPSDIGLDRSLPSAVDEFAAENSPKRFGERASPSNSVFDYRLGGAIGRDEEPNELRGKRYLDGSQKRFDTSVTYNNLSNGLEHQRPRALIDAYGKDSGDRSLNDKPLVGRLGLNGLDHKATQMSWQNTEEEEFDWEDMSPTLADQSRSNDYLPSTAPPSRSYRARPSLGTLNASPLESDSRSTWSTQAHLPSAEQSSVITEDPVPPLGFSRGSTSTVSRFQSETNHSLGSRYPQEAWNIPFHLSQSSQNPLNARGRGRNFQMPFVASGVSSGGEKMSAFVDKLPDVDARLHGPIAVASRMGASSVDTVNADSRPIIPVSMGSRPPVNVHNSHPPPGHSIFALQNQRSQYGSINYSNTVKNQAPYNSLYVPEQQLDGYENKLLRSTKLTQLTSQNARPMPVNQRNQVQASPLQPQFLPPQEARENFISSAETPGPPYLGLPSLNHRYTLQGHGGAVSTVMANPVPRIPYVPNSALHLRGEALPPLPPGPPPPSSQGILSIRNPGPVVSSNQPGSAYSGLFSSLMAQGLISLTNQSTVQELSLMPTFSRCVMNL; from the exons ATGGCCTCGGAAAAGCTCTTACTCTCCCGAGAAAACCCTAGAACCCTCGCTTTCCCACACGACCGCTTAATCGCCGCCTCCAGCGCAGCCACGGGTACGAAGGCCATGCCCAGCAATGAGTTAGCTCAAAAGCCTCAACCTCCGACTCCGATAGTCGACCGCTTCAGGGCTCTGTTGAAGCAACGAGACGATGACCTAAGGGTTTCGCCCGAGGACGACGTGTCGCCGCCCAGCACCGAGGAAATTGTGCAGCTTTACGAAATGGTCTTGGCGGAGCTCATCTTCAATTCCAAACCCATCATTACCGATCTCACCATCATCGCCGGCGAGCAGAGAGACCATGGAAAGGGCATCGCCGACGCCATCTGCGCCCGGATTCTCGAG GTCCCAGTTGAGCACAAACTGCCTTCGCTATATCTATTAGATAGTATTGTGAAGAATATTGGCCGGGATTATGCCAAGTACTTCTCTTCCCGCCTACCTGAG GTATTTTGCGAGGCATACAGGCAAGTAAACCCTAACCAGTATCCTGCCATGCGCCATCTCTTTGGCACTTGGTCAGCAGTCTTTCCACCTTCAGTCCTTCGCAGGATTGAAGAGCAACTGCAGTTTTCTCCACTAGTAAACCAACAATCATCAGGATCAACTCCTCTGAGGGCTTCTGAATCTCCTCGACCGACTCATGGCATCCATGTCAATCCAAAGTATTTACGTCAATTGGATAGCTCAAATGTAGACAGT GTTGGATCCCAAAGATTGAACTCAACTGGAAGTGTGAGTCATTCACCTTTTTCCCTGGGATCCAATCGGTTGCACCCATCTTCAACTACTAGGCTTGCAAGATCATCATCACCTTCAGATATTGGGCTTGATAGATCTCTACCATCGGCAGTTGATGAATTTGCCGCAGAGAATTCCCCTAAAAGGTTTGGTGAAAGGGCATCTCCATCTAATTCTGTGTTTGATTATAGACTTGGTGGAGCAATTGGTAGAGACGAGGAGCCGAATGAATTGCGAGGAAAACGCTATCTTGATGGTAGTCAGAAACGATTTGACACTTCTGTTACATATAATAACCTCAGTAATGGATTAGAACATCAGAGACCAAGAGCTTTGATTGATGCATACGGGAAAGACAGTGGAGATAGAAGTTTAAATGATAAACCTCTGGTTGGGCGGCTGGGCCTGAATGGTCTAGACCATAAGGCAACTCAAATGTCGTGGCAGAATACCGAAGAGGAAGAGTTTGATTGGGAAGATATGAGCCCAACTTTAGCAGACCAGAGTAGGAGTAATGATTACTTGCCTTCAACTGCACCACCTTCTAGAAGCTACAGGGCAAGGCCCAGCCTTGGAACACTGAATGCGAGCCCCTTGGAGTCAGATAGTAGGAGTACTTGGTCTACTCAGGCACATCTACCTTCAGCCGAACAGTCCTCTGTTATAACTGAAGATCCAGTCCCCCCGCTTGGT TTCAGTCGTGGATCAACAAGTACGGTATCTCGATTCCAATCTGAGACAAATCATAGTCTGGGTTCTCGCTACCCTCAAGAAGCTTGGAATATTCCTTTCCATCTCTCTCAGTCTTCGCAGAATCCCCTTAATGCCAGAGGAAGGGGTAGGAATTTCCAGATGCCCTTTGTGGCAAGTGGTGTATCTTCAGGTGGTGAGAAAATGTCTGCCTTTGTTGACAAGCTTCCAGATGTTGATGCACGACTTCATGGGCCCATAGCTGTTGCATCAAGAATGGGTGCTTCTAGTGTTGACACTGTTAATGCTGACTCTCGACCCATTATACCAGTGTCAATGGGTTCAAGGCCTCCAGTAAACGTACATAATTCTCACCCTCCTCCTGGCCACTCAATTTTTGCATTGCAGAACCAGAGGAGTCAGTATGGTTCAATAAATTATAGCAACACTGTAAAAAATCAAGCTCCATATAATTCTTTATATGTGCCTGAGCAGCAGTTGGATGGTTATGAAAATAAGTTGTTGCGGTCGACAAAGTTAACTCAATTGACCAGTCAGAATGCCAGGCCGATGCCTGTTAATCAGCGAAACCAGGTGCAGGCCAGTCCTTTACAGCCACAATTTCTTCCACCCCAGGAGGCACGAGAGAATTTTATTTCATCTGCAGAAACTCCCGGGCCACCTTATTTGGGGTTACCATCCTTAAATCACAGATACACTTTGCAAGGGCATGGTGGTGCTGTTAGCACAGTTATGGCAAATCCTGTACCCCGTATCCCCTATGTCCCAAACAGCGCTTTGCATTTACGAGGAGAAGCCTTGCCACCTCTACCCCCAGGTCCGCCTCCCCCTTCCTCACAAGGCATACTTTCCATTCGAAACCCTGGTCCAGTTGTCTCTAGCAACCAGCCCGGGAGTGCATATTCTGGTTTGTTTAGTTCTCTTATGGCTCAAGGTTTGATCTCATTGACAAATCAAAGCACTGTCCAG GAATTGAGTTTAATGCCGACCTTCTCAAGGTGCGTCATGAATCTGTAA
- the LOC117624613 gene encoding polyadenylation and cleavage factor homolog 4 isoform X1 codes for MASEKLLLSRENPRTLAFPHDRLIAASSAATGTKAMPSNELAQKPQPPTPIVDRFRALLKQRDDDLRVSPEDDVSPPSTEEIVQLYEMVLAELIFNSKPIITDLTIIAGEQRDHGKGIADAICARILEVPVEHKLPSLYLLDSIVKNIGRDYAKYFSSRLPEVFCEAYRQVNPNQYPAMRHLFGTWSAVFPPSVLRRIEEQLQFSPLVNQQSSGSTPLRASESPRPTHGIHVNPKYLRQLDSSNVDSVGSQRLNSTGSVSHSPFSLGSNRLHPSSTTRLARSSSPSDIGLDRSLPSAVDEFAAENSPKRFGERASPSNSVFDYRLGGAIGRDEEPNELRGKRYLDGSQKRFDTSVTYNNLSNGLEHQRPRALIDAYGKDSGDRSLNDKPLVGRLGLNGLDHKATQMSWQNTEEEEFDWEDMSPTLADQSRSNDYLPSTAPPSRSYRARPSLGTLNASPLESDSRSTWSTQAHLPSAEQSSVITEDPVPPLGFSRGSTSTVSRFQSETNHSLGSRYPQEAWNIPFHLSQSSQNPLNARGRGRNFQMPFVASGVSSGGEKMSAFVDKLPDVDARLHGPIAVASRMGASSVDTVNADSRPIIPVSMGSRPPVNVHNSHPPPGHSIFALQNQRSQYGSINYSNTVKNQAPYNSLYVPEQQLDGYENKLLRSTKLTQLTSQNARPMPVNQRNQVQASPLQPQFLPPQEARENFISSAETPGPPYLGLPSLNHRYTLQGHGGAVSTVMANPVPRIPYVPNSALHLRGEALPPLPPGPPPPSSQGILSIRNPGPVVSSNQPGSAYSGLFSSLMAQGLISLTNQSTVQDSVGIEFNADLLKVRHESVIKALYSDLPRQCTTCGLRFKCQEEHSSHMDWHVTKNRMSKNRKQKPSRKWFVNTSMWLSGAEALGTDAAPGFMPAETIVEKKSDEEMAVPADEDQNSCALCGEPFDDFYSDETEEWMYKGAVYLNAPDGSTGGMDRSQLGPIVHAKCRSESSVVSSGGLGQDEVGIIEEGSQRKRLRS; via the exons ATGGCCTCGGAAAAGCTCTTACTCTCCCGAGAAAACCCTAGAACCCTCGCTTTCCCACACGACCGCTTAATCGCCGCCTCCAGCGCAGCCACGGGTACGAAGGCCATGCCCAGCAATGAGTTAGCTCAAAAGCCTCAACCTCCGACTCCGATAGTCGACCGCTTCAGGGCTCTGTTGAAGCAACGAGACGATGACCTAAGGGTTTCGCCCGAGGACGACGTGTCGCCGCCCAGCACCGAGGAAATTGTGCAGCTTTACGAAATGGTCTTGGCGGAGCTCATCTTCAATTCCAAACCCATCATTACCGATCTCACCATCATCGCCGGCGAGCAGAGAGACCATGGAAAGGGCATCGCCGACGCCATCTGCGCCCGGATTCTCGAG GTCCCAGTTGAGCACAAACTGCCTTCGCTATATCTATTAGATAGTATTGTGAAGAATATTGGCCGGGATTATGCCAAGTACTTCTCTTCCCGCCTACCTGAG GTATTTTGCGAGGCATACAGGCAAGTAAACCCTAACCAGTATCCTGCCATGCGCCATCTCTTTGGCACTTGGTCAGCAGTCTTTCCACCTTCAGTCCTTCGCAGGATTGAAGAGCAACTGCAGTTTTCTCCACTAGTAAACCAACAATCATCAGGATCAACTCCTCTGAGGGCTTCTGAATCTCCTCGACCGACTCATGGCATCCATGTCAATCCAAAGTATTTACGTCAATTGGATAGCTCAAATGTAGACAGT GTTGGATCCCAAAGATTGAACTCAACTGGAAGTGTGAGTCATTCACCTTTTTCCCTGGGATCCAATCGGTTGCACCCATCTTCAACTACTAGGCTTGCAAGATCATCATCACCTTCAGATATTGGGCTTGATAGATCTCTACCATCGGCAGTTGATGAATTTGCCGCAGAGAATTCCCCTAAAAGGTTTGGTGAAAGGGCATCTCCATCTAATTCTGTGTTTGATTATAGACTTGGTGGAGCAATTGGTAGAGACGAGGAGCCGAATGAATTGCGAGGAAAACGCTATCTTGATGGTAGTCAGAAACGATTTGACACTTCTGTTACATATAATAACCTCAGTAATGGATTAGAACATCAGAGACCAAGAGCTTTGATTGATGCATACGGGAAAGACAGTGGAGATAGAAGTTTAAATGATAAACCTCTGGTTGGGCGGCTGGGCCTGAATGGTCTAGACCATAAGGCAACTCAAATGTCGTGGCAGAATACCGAAGAGGAAGAGTTTGATTGGGAAGATATGAGCCCAACTTTAGCAGACCAGAGTAGGAGTAATGATTACTTGCCTTCAACTGCACCACCTTCTAGAAGCTACAGGGCAAGGCCCAGCCTTGGAACACTGAATGCGAGCCCCTTGGAGTCAGATAGTAGGAGTACTTGGTCTACTCAGGCACATCTACCTTCAGCCGAACAGTCCTCTGTTATAACTGAAGATCCAGTCCCCCCGCTTGGT TTCAGTCGTGGATCAACAAGTACGGTATCTCGATTCCAATCTGAGACAAATCATAGTCTGGGTTCTCGCTACCCTCAAGAAGCTTGGAATATTCCTTTCCATCTCTCTCAGTCTTCGCAGAATCCCCTTAATGCCAGAGGAAGGGGTAGGAATTTCCAGATGCCCTTTGTGGCAAGTGGTGTATCTTCAGGTGGTGAGAAAATGTCTGCCTTTGTTGACAAGCTTCCAGATGTTGATGCACGACTTCATGGGCCCATAGCTGTTGCATCAAGAATGGGTGCTTCTAGTGTTGACACTGTTAATGCTGACTCTCGACCCATTATACCAGTGTCAATGGGTTCAAGGCCTCCAGTAAACGTACATAATTCTCACCCTCCTCCTGGCCACTCAATTTTTGCATTGCAGAACCAGAGGAGTCAGTATGGTTCAATAAATTATAGCAACACTGTAAAAAATCAAGCTCCATATAATTCTTTATATGTGCCTGAGCAGCAGTTGGATGGTTATGAAAATAAGTTGTTGCGGTCGACAAAGTTAACTCAATTGACCAGTCAGAATGCCAGGCCGATGCCTGTTAATCAGCGAAACCAGGTGCAGGCCAGTCCTTTACAGCCACAATTTCTTCCACCCCAGGAGGCACGAGAGAATTTTATTTCATCTGCAGAAACTCCCGGGCCACCTTATTTGGGGTTACCATCCTTAAATCACAGATACACTTTGCAAGGGCATGGTGGTGCTGTTAGCACAGTTATGGCAAATCCTGTACCCCGTATCCCCTATGTCCCAAACAGCGCTTTGCATTTACGAGGAGAAGCCTTGCCACCTCTACCCCCAGGTCCGCCTCCCCCTTCCTCACAAGGCATACTTTCCATTCGAAACCCTGGTCCAGTTGTCTCTAGCAACCAGCCCGGGAGTGCATATTCTGGTTTGTTTAGTTCTCTTATGGCTCAAGGTTTGATCTCATTGACAAATCAAAGCACTGTCCAG GATTCTGTAGGAATTGAGTTTAATGCCGACCTTCTCAAGGTGCGTCATGAATCTGTAATAAAGGCCCTATACAGTGATCTCCCAAGACAATGCACAACCTGTGGCCTTAGGTTCAAGTGCCAAGAAGAGCACAGTAGTCATATGGATTGGCATGTAACAAAGAACCGTATGTCTAAAAACCGTAAGCAGAAGCCCTCCCGCAAATGGTTTGTAAATACGAGCATGTGGCTCAGTGGTGCAGAGGCCTTGGGTACTGATGCAGCTCCTGGATTTATGCCTGCTGAGACCATTGTGGAAAAGAAGAGTGATGAAGAAATGGCTGTTCCTGCTGATGAGGATCAAAATTCATGTGCGTTATGTGGAGAACCTTTTGATGATTTTTATAGTGACGAGACAGAGGAATGGATGTATAAAGGTGCTGTGTACTTGAATGCACCTGATGGATCAACAGGAGGCATGGATAGGTCGCAGTTAGGTCCTATAGTGCATGCTAAATGCAGATCGGAGTCAAGTGTGGTATCCTCTGGAGGTTTGGGACAAGATGAAGTG GGAATTATTGAAGAAGGTAGTCAAAGAAAACGATTGCGGAGTTAG